From Camelina sativa cultivar DH55 chromosome 5, Cs, whole genome shotgun sequence:
ACAATAGATGGACAATCTCTTAACGCATGAAGGATAGTCTCATCTCCACCCTTGCATAACTGACACTCCCTCAAATCTCCAAGATGACGACGATGTCTTTCCACATTCGTCATGATGGCTTGGTGTGCCACCAACCAAAGAAATACACGTGCTCTTTTTGGTGCAATCACTCTCCACACACGTTCAAAACAATCTGTCATGTTTGGTTGAGAGAACCTTGTTTCTACTAACAGCGAGTAAGCTGACTTAATCGTAAAATGATAACTTTAAATTgtgatatttattaaaatgataagagtttattatataaatcttacaCATAGAATTTTATATTAGCAAATGTACTTCCGTTATAATAATAAGGGAATAGTGACAATGACTAAGGTAATTAGGTTTTATTCAAGCGAACCCGTAAATCTAGactttacaaatattttatactataaattaagaaaCGTGTTAGGTAAGATCTTACATTGTTTAGTTAAGCAAAAATATCGCTTAGGCGTGTTTAATTCAGAAGATTTTGTAAaaagtttatttatattgttaaatttgtttatatattttattcaataaagtGGTATTATTCTTCCTATTGATTCTTAAAGTGAATCATTGTTATTGTTAATAATAGTACACCTAATTCTACCTAAAATAGTGAAGGGAACCTGTAAACTTGAATAATCAAGCGAACCCATAAATCTAgactttacaaataaaatacttaaattattaatgtcttaattttttataaccaacTAATAActcatatatctattatatagtctaccaagAAGAAGTCATGTACTTCCGAAATAATAATGTAGACTAGAATATGACCAGTGATAGAGCACAgattaaaatttcttttgtttattttataatttttattcaaaacatcgtatatgtaattatgttatattttaaaaagtttttattttttttaatgtaacactatgccatgaaatcatatgctgaatatgacttatgaaaataacatatattttgtaaaatttattctaGTAGACTTAGATTttgacccgcggtataccgcgggttaagttgtatgacaaaaaaaaataattttttttgttaattttatttgctttgtttatttttaaaaattatatatcgtattttgattgttaatttctATGACTTAACCCATAGTATACCGCATATTTAATTTTAGGAtcaaatatgtaacatatgtttgtcaaaatcatcttgaCCGAGAAAGCCTANNNNNNNNNNNNNNNNNNNNNNNNNNNNNNNNNNNNNNNNNNNNNNNNNNNNNNNNNNNNNNNNNNNNNNNNNNNNNNNNNNNNNNNNNNNNNNNNNNNNNNNNNNNNNNNNNNNNNNNNNNNNNNNNNNNNNNNNNNNNNNNNNNNNNNNNNNNNNNNNNNNNNNNNNNNNNNNNNNNNNNNNNNNNNNNNNNNNNNNNNNNNNNNNNNNNNNNNNNNNNNNNNNNNNNNNNNNNNNNNNNNNNNNNNNNNNNNNNNNNNNNNNNNNNNNNNNNNNNNNNNNNNNNNNNNNNNNNNNNNNNNNNNNNNNNNNNNNNNNNNNNNNNNNNNNNNNNNNNNNNNNNNNNNNNNNNNNNNNNNNNNNNNNNNNNNNNNNNNNNNNNNNNNNNNNNNNNNNNNNNNNNNNNNNNNNNNNNNNNNNNNNNNNNNNNNNNNNNNNNNNNNNNNNNNNNNNNNNNNNNNNNNNNNNNNNNNNNNNNNNNNNNNNNNNNNNNNNNNNNNNNNNNNNNNNNNNNNNNNNNNNNNNNNNNNNNNNNNNNNNNNNNNNNNNNNNNNNNNNNNNNNNNNNNNNNNNNNNNNNNNNNNNNNNNNNNNNNNNNNNNNNNNNNNNNNNNNNNNNNNNNNNNNNNNNNNNNNNNNNNNNNNNNNNNNNNNNNNNNNNNNNNNNNNNNNNNNNNNNNNNNNNNNNNNNNNNNNNNNNNNNNNNNNNNNNNNNNNNNNNNNNNNNNNNNNNNNNNNNNNNNNNNNNNNNNNNNNNNNNNNNNNNNNNNNNNNNNNNNNNNNNNNNNNNNNNNNNNNNNNNNNNNNNNNNNNNNNNNNNNNNNNNNNNNNNNNNNNNNNNNNNNNNNNNNNNNNNNNNNNNNNNNNNNNNNNNNNNNNNNNNNNNNNNNNNNNNNNNNNNNNNNNNNNNNNNNNNNNNNNNNNNNNNNNNNNNNNNNNNNNNNNNNNNNNNNNNNNNNNNNNNNNNNNNNNNNNNNNNNNNNNNNNNNNNNNNNNNNNNNNNNNNNNNNNNNNNNNNNNNNNNNNNNNNNNNNNNNNNNNNNNNNNNNNNNNNNNNNNNNNNNNNNNNNNNNNNNNNNNNNNNNNNNNNNNNNNNNNNNNNNNNNNNNNNNNNNNNNNNNNNNNNNNNNNNNNNNNNNNNNNNNNNNNNNNNNNNNNNNNNNNNNNNNttcctaacgtccatagcatcgaactaacaagcctaacatcacacaacaagcagattaaagaatcttctagcttagataagccatggttatgcacttacctttgccacagaagaatctgcaccttaaacaaacaagaacaagcctctaggaagctcctacaacgatcccagctacagatctctacaagaacgcctccaatctcccagaattctcaagaaaactcaagaacaacttttctctctttctcttttctcaaaaacggccacacaaccacgaatgagacaaaactcgcatctaagggttttccttaacccaaaacgcagcgtttgacttaagtcaaaacgcacagaattgaacatgcatcgaccgatgcaccatctgcatcgaccgatgcaactcccaaaccgggattccatTTCACGGATGTTACATCATATAACTAATTACattttaatatgtaaataataatggaAGATCGGTATCAGTCTGTAAGGAAATGATGTAcatataactttttcttttggtaatgAACAGGGGATTAATCCCCAGCCGTAATACACCTCCAGCCGTAGCCAACCTCGGGTTCCCATGAGATGCTCTATTTGTATTAAGACGCATCCAGCCCTCCCCAAGTGGTTTCCAACCAATCATTATCGTAAACGTACTTCGTCTCTCTATCCCACCCTGCAACACCTGGTGAGCCTTCCATACTTCAGTAGCAGAATCTCTCACAAACTTTACTCTATCTCTGCATTTCCCAATCGCTCCAAAGACATACCCACACTGCTCCAGAGACGTACCCGCACCGCCATTTCAATGTCCACCAAACTTCCATAGCCAACATTGTTGGCCATGAACACTCTGTCTCTGCATTTGTTTCACCCAAGTTACCATATAGCCATTCCAGAACCGTACTGTTAACAAAGATTTGTCTCCTTCGTATAGGCACAATGCGGTTCCAGATGCCTACAATAGATGGACAATCTCTTAACGCATGAAGGATAGTCTCATCTCCACCCTTGCATAACTGACACTCCCTCAAATCTCCAAGATGACGACGATGTCTTTCCACATTCGTCATGATGGCTTGGTGTGCCACCAACCAAAGAAATACACGTGCTCTTTTTGGTGCAATCACTCTCCACACACGTTCAAAACAATCTGTCATGTTTGGTTGAGAGAACCTTGTTTCTACTAACAGCGAGTAAGCTGACTTAATCGTAAAATGATAACTTTAAATTgtgatatttattaaaatgataagagtttattatataaatcttacaCATAGAATTTTATATTAGCAAATGTACTTCCGTTATAATAATAAGGGAATAGTGACAATGACTAAGGTAATTAGGTTTTATTCAAGCGAACCCGTAAATCTAGactttacaaatattttatactataaattaagaaaCGTGTTAGGTAAGATCTTACATTGTTTAGTTAAGCAAAAATATCGCTTAGGCGTGTTTAATTCAGAAGATTTTGTAAaaagtttatttatattgttaaatttgtttatatattttattcaataaagtGGTATTATTCTTCCTATTGATTCTTAAAGTGAATCATTGTTATTGTTAATAATAGTACACCTAATTCTACCTAAAATAGTGAAGGGAACCTGTAAACTTGAATAATCAAGCGAACCCATAAATCTAgactttacaaataaaatacttaaattattaatgtcttaattttttataaccaacTAATAActcatatatctattatatagtctaccaagAAGAAGTCATGTACTTCCGAAATAATAATGTAGACTAGAATATGACCAGTGATAGAGCACAgattaaaatttcttttgtttattttataatttttattcaaaacatcgtatatgtaattatgttatattttaaaaagtttttattttttttaatgtaacactatgccatgaaatcatatgctgaatatgacttatgaaaataacatatattttgtaaaatttattctaGTAGACTTAGATTttgacccgcggtataccgcgggttaagttgtatgacaaaaaaaaataattttttttgttaattttatttgctttgtttatttttaaaaattatatatcgtattttgattgttaatttctATGACTTAACCCATAGTATACCGCATATTTAATTTTAGGAtcaaatatgtaacatatgtttgtcaaaatcatcttgaccgagaaagcctaccaaacaacattattcaaaatttcaatttaatcctagaaatcatatttcttgaaatttcaaCTTGTGCTCTagcagttgacaaaaaaaaaaaaaaaaaaaaaaaaaaaacttgtgctatagcaagaaatcatatttcttgaaatttttatattctagtgatatattattgatccgtgctataacaaatcaaattagagtgtatataattattaactttttgatctatcatatatttatgatattattaaaaatacaaattaaactatttttaaatatttcaaattaatttttttttaattattgtagtATATAAAAGTATACAATTTAGCAAAAGAAGTAtatgaaattgattttaaatattcaaattttgacccgttattCAGTCAAGATTTTAGTtgaatagatatttttaaaaaaaataatactactaaagcttgaatattttatagattgaacaatttatattctttttaaaaattcaaattatggTATAcagaaataaagttttttaattataataaataatatgataatttatttatttcagataaattgaattatataaagatgagaggtggtaataaattaatatggtaagttagatatcaaaaaaatttagttgatgaataatttaagtCAATCGATCGATAATTAAGTTAAaagattttagttatatatcaATCGATAATCAAGTTAATTAACCCATAAATGATGATTATACAAATAATACATAACTTAGAcccatttaaattattaatgtcttaatattataattaatgacccatatatttattatatagtttaccaaaaaaaagttttttcgatatattttttatgtattatatttttataaccaacTAATAACCCAAatctaattttaataaaatattttttaatataaaatattccatagattttattctatttcttTAATcgcctaacagtatatatggttgtgtaaatatatatactctatcAGACGTATTTAATAgagaaagattttgttaaagatttgtttttattgtttctaaaGATTTGTTTACGAATCTTTAATAAATGTATGACCTAACAGAGTATATGGTTGataaagattttatttccttaattgttttattctttgggatattctcTTTCAATGTATCTCGGTCGTATAACTAAGGAATCCAACccatataacctattttgtaaccaactaatGAATCAGATAAAAAAGTTCTTGCTTTTAGTTTTAATGGGACAATTTTTTAAACAGaagaatatgtatatatgtatagaagaaaatgtatatatgtatatacagtaAGATAGATAAAGGTCAACAGGTGGTCAGGTGCATATGGACTTTGTATTTAAGTTCAAGATACATTACATATATGTAATGTATCTTAGATTAGGTTCCaaattataacttatatatagcTAAGCAATGGTCAAACTAACTTTATTTTGAGCTATAATGCAATGATTAATTCATTCAGATGGAATTAGTATCcgtacattaaaaaaatttgtcgTTGAGTCGTCTACTAGAGGTATCATGAAGCTCAACGCAAACATATACTAGATTCTTTAAATCTGTAATTGAAACGACACATAGGTATTAACATAGGTTCTTTTATCATCATCAAATCCTCAAATGTAAGTATGTAACGGCAGAAACGTAAAAGGAGTCTAGAGCCCTAAACAGAACAGGAAAGGTCAGCAAATAATTAGAACTATCTCAagcaaattatattattaattatgtattaatCAGTTTTACTGTGGGAAAAAATGTACATGAACATCAAAGCTCACTAACTTTTGTTAGGGTCCTAACTCCTAACAAATTTTCCCCCGAGTAGAATGAAAGACAACGAATCAAACACTTAATAAAAAGCTAATTAAAGTAATGAAGAAATATTTAACCTAAAAAGGTTAGAAAGAGAGTCGATAAATCAGAATTAAGTAGTTCTGTGTATGAAGACGGTTTCAAGATCCGGTGGAGAGAAGAACTCTCTAGCGCCACCGCCATAACTAAACTTCAATGACGTTTTCCGTTTCTTAGGCGCCGGAGGACACGTAAACGCTTTCGGTATTCTAAAGGAAGCCGCCGTTGGAGTCGTTGGACACAAGAGATCTTCGTCTTTCGTGTTGTCTAAGGCAGAGGAAGAGAGGCTAATCTTCGGCTTCTTCGGTGAACGTAAGGAGATTCCGGTGATTACAAATTTCTTTCCTTCTGTTGTTTCGCTAAATTTGCCGTCCAAGTGGTGGTGAGTGTTGTCGGAAAGTCCCATTATTAGGTTATCGAATGGAGTTTTGAGAGAAACAGGGGCAATGGAAAGAATGAAATAGTATAAGAATTGGTTTTGGTTAAGACTAGTTTAGAACGAGAGAGAATGTGAACTGAGTGGAACATGTGATTGAGAGAAGATGGTCTTATAGACTTATAGTCAACAGCGACTTTAAGACAACCGAGATCGTTTCGTTGTCGATTCAAtttgcttacttttttttttgtctctttcaaAATTCATAGTATCATACATATTGATATTTATTATCGTAACattaaaagaacaaagagatagtgGAAATTGAGTGTACATTGTATTTTCGTTAATTGTGAGAGTGAGGTTTAAAATACTCGTATACTGCATGAAAGAATCCTTTTATTTTGAAGGCaggaagaaaaagataattCCCGCAGTCTTCTTATATTCTGTATTAATTAAAGATTTGAATTATGCATGGAActtaatttaagtttttttttaataagttagtTGAGAGTAAgataaacttttatatatatatataagaccaTCATAGTAAACCGGTAggaatatgttaaaaaaataaatgaagaacTTCATGTTCACACACTTTTTGTAAGGCAATCAACCGAGcataaattttatcaaaatgttGACATACATCAAATGCTCCTTATATGTCACACTTACAACATGCATCGATCTTATTCTATTTCCAAATTATATTGCTATGAACAGATACCCTAAACTTTAGAATCATTCgttctattatatatagagtCTTCCGAATAATTAACAAacaagttctctctctcttttttttttgtcaacaagttCTCTCTATTAtgatatataatgaaaaaataatttttaaaaaaatgctgACATATTCGAGTAATTCATGCAAATAGTTTTGCGGTATACATGCAGTTAACATGAAATTAAAACTAAGATCACTTTAATTATATTCAACCATAAAGTTCGAACTTTGAAGTTGAAGgttataaaatattgtaaagaTAGGTGCAAAAGATATTGTAGTCAACTAATTAAAAAGTGTTCTACCTAATGATTTTCTGATATTGGTCGAGTGTCGAAGTTATGTGATTAGACCGGTCTTATTGTTAGAACTTAGAACTGAACTAAAAAGTTAAAGATTAATTACCCAATGATGAAGTCACCGTTTGTGAACACTTAAAGACCAACGGTTTTAACGTTACGAATTAGAAAAACGTTATATAGTTATACATAGATCTGTAATATAACCAGGACGTGTTAATCGCCCAGACCTCACTCTAAATGAATTATACATGGTGAAACGATGGAAGAGTGAGTGAAcacaaaatactcaaaaatagGGGTTCAATGATAAAGTAGGGATTCCGACCTCCGA
This genomic window contains:
- the LOC104787094 gene encoding uncharacterized protein LOC104787094; its protein translation is MGLSDNTHHHLDGKFSETTEGKKFVITGISLRSPKKPKISLSSSALDNTKDEDLLCPTTPTAASFRIPKAFTCPPAPKKRKTSLKFSYGGGAREFFSPPDLETVFIHRTT